The DNA sequence GCAGTTGAAGTATTTTTCTCCTTCTAAACATTATATGAAGTCAgctgttttagtttttattacaaCAAATGCATAATTTCctataaaacaaaaagttttaaaataattattaaattgacACTTTACCAATTAAAGGACGAGGATAACTAAATAGGCACATATATTGAACTACTTCATTAGATATTAATTGTTATCTTATTTGACAAATACATAGACACGTATCCATCTCTTACAACCTTCAAATACTCATCTCCAAACCAAACCTAGAAACAACACAATCAacactaaaaatatttgaagtttGAAACTTCTTAGCACCTCCCATTATTGGCATCGCAGCCCCCATCTTGACTCTACTTCTATATCCACTTGCATAAGTTTGTCCCAAAACACCATTTACATCACCACTAAGTGACTCAAACTTGAAACCAAGTTCCAAGTGAGCATAACAGTTGCCGTCTTCACTAATATCATAACCATGAACTCTTGATTCCTCCATTGTAATTGGCACAACTCTCACCTTCATTTTCATCACCTCTAAAACCTCAACCTCTACTACATTCGTCATCGCGGTCCTCTTGACGATAATTCCCGCTTTCGGGGACCGCCATTCCTGGCTTTCGCCGAAGGGAATTTGTACATCTCCTTCATCAAAATGCATCAACATGTTATCATTTGTGTCATGCCAATGTGTGACATTTTTGGCTCCTATGTACAATTTATGTTGTTTGTAAAGAAGGGCAATGGCTTGCACCCAAGTGAAGTCCCTCCCTTTTTTGCTCTTCTTGCCAATGAAGTGTGCATTGATGTGGATTTTAGGGTCTGAGATGAGGCAGAAGTCCTTGTCCTTCTTCCCATGGAAATAGAACATGACTCCATCGCCTCCGATGAATCTTGGGTCTTGACATATAGCTCCTGGCTTGTCGCATGCTAGACACAAAAATATCGGTTatagataataatattaatatcaaatcatatttgttaaataaataagtatcgATTTGAATGTAtagaattatgtttttcttaaaaaaaaattacaagctaactattaaattataataatagctCACAGTCCATCAGGCATCAGCGTATAGAGTCAAAAATGGATGGATAACAAAAGGAATAgagaaaacaatatatttaaataattaaattatattacaatAAATTCTTTGTTCTTGTATATAagacatggatttttttttttatgaaatacgATAAACGTGTGTCAAGGATGTATATAAATATGGAGTAAGCTCAACAAGTAACGGTGCTCTCAACTTACATGGGCTTTGAGTAAATATTTACCCTACATAAAATATTCAATACCAATAAACAAAAAGACTGTTGATATAAGACATGAATTTTTTATCATGTAGagtttctttataatttaatgtgGAATGCTACCTTAATAATGATATTgccctataaaaaaatatcctaatATCTAATATATCACTGACTATAtgtaattactatatatattttaatatttgggttattaaataatttatatggaTCATTCTCATCATTTGGTCCAAGGTCCACGGGTTAACCCAATGCCAGCCCAACACCACCCTAAGTCTGATCTAAAGTTGATCTAGAGTTAATATTTGATGGACTAGTCCAAGCCCGATCCCATACAAATCATGAATTGGATATAGATATCATTTTTAAGTGATGAGTCTGCTCGTGGGCTAGATCTTTTGGACTTTTTTTGGACTGATCGAAATGGTCGACCCATGAGCCGACCAattggatttattattaaatattttttaaaaaaaaaattaaatattaaaaatattaaaaattaaaaataacaataaattaaacaagTTGGTTTTTGCCTACTTGGATCATGGGGAAAAGAGCTACTTGAGATACACTAACTATTCTAGATTTTGATAATAGCATCAGAAACGGTTTTAGTGCAGGTGGTAGAGTTTTATGAGAGATGAGCAGTTTAGCACCATCAATAGTTGAAACACTAATATGCCTTAAAGATTGGGAGTTGCAAGTAAAAAATGCATGAAgcataaaaaattgaaacattGAAGGAaggaagaaatgaaaaaaattaaactcatgTAGAATGTAATTTAAGAATTGTagtttaagtttttctttttataatttttatttattgtattattataagttaaaataatGTATACGATTGACAAATGAATGGGGGCCAACCTAGTTGAGATGTACGCATATTGTAGTGATACAATATTTTTCTCgagtaaaaaaatgtaataatgCTAATcagataattaaattattaattattatttttattttacttttttattttacttttttatttttaaatcatcacaaagtttaattaagttaaaaaagaaaataacaacaagCCAATTCAAGCCCAATCCAACTGGCCTGATTTTAGCCCGATCCAATAATTAATCCAAAGAGCCAAGCCCATAAACTGAGCCATGggattcatatttttaagttgGGACATTCTAGTCCAGACTAAATTATTTACGAGGCACGTCGGATCTGGGTTTGGGTTGTTAAAAACTTATGACAGTATTAGATAAACAATGATCATCTAAAAACTCCAATGTTTCAATTAACGGGCTATATGTTAAAAGATAAAAGTCCTAATAATCCTATATTAGCTAATATGATATTGACTGTCCAAACCAAGTATTGAGAGAGAGTCAAACCCTCAACCtttcatataaaaatcaaatacttTAATTGTTTGGCTATTGTAACGATGTAACGATAACTATATACACTAATTATTAATACACCAcatcaaattattaattaaatattaatattattaatatatcatatagtttggtaaaagaaaggaaaaatagagCAAAGATGATCATTGCTAAAATTAATAAGTTGGTATTTCAAAATCAAGGATCGAGGGTTGGATACTTTGACTTATCCGTACATTTATGCGAGGGAGGGGAGAGACACATACCACAATAAGGTTTGCAAGCCTTGCACTCAATCTCACAAAGCTTAGGGCAACCGGGAGGACATGCAAGAGGGATCCCATAACACTTTCCATAGTATGGGTCTTTGCAAGCTGCTTTGCTAGCAATCCACTaagacaacaagaaaacaacaactaaGAACAAAGAGAGATATCAATGTGTGCATCTTTATGGCTTATTTCTCTTCTAATTAACTATAGAAAACATCTCTTTTATAGAACTTTTGCTGCATAATTTATCTCACAAATTGTTAAAGCAGTGGGTGAAGGATTCCTAACTAATGTTATTATTCAAAGGATGATAGTCAACTAAGCACAAGATTAGCATCATTaagtttttttctcttaattttataatattagatATGTGTCGAGTAAAGCCATAAAACAAAAGTGAAATTTATcaacggaaaaaaaaaactcagaaaTTTAGTTGGTTTGGCTTggtttaatttagttttaaaaagtattcaATTAATTTCACTAAGGTTTCTAATAAATTTGGGTTTTAGGTGAGGATGCCTAACTAATGGTATTATTCAAAGAGTAAGCCAACTAGGCACAAGATTGgtattatttaaaaagtatCAGAAGTAAAACTATTCTAAAATTgttatatagttaaaaataaaaagtaaaaaaaataaaataaaatctcttGCGGATCTTCATAAATTTCACAAGACCAAGGAgtgattgtaatttttttttggtactcTGGACCTACTTCAGAAATCTATATCTAAAGAAAATTCCAAAATATACTTGGTCCGTATGCCAAAGTATGTATACATTTTGAGTAATGTAGACTCTAATGGTATTCTTGGCGAAACGTTAACCGCATCACTTGTGGGAGTCTGAGGGTGCGAACACCTAGGCGAGGGTCTCActagaaagaaaattttcattttagacCCAGGTCCGTGTGTGAAGTTTTGGCCTACActcatcaaataaaatattaagatatgtttaaatatgtcaTAGTTAGAATATTGGTGAGATGGTTGACATGGAtgaatcataaaaaataacttgTGATGGCTTTATTACTTGTAGGTGTGGTGtaataatctaaattttttgaACACATTTATATCCTtcgagtttttttttgttatacacTTGTAATGAGTGGAATGGAATGGAGTGGAAGAGTAATGAGAATGAGGAGAATTGAAAAAGGAATGtgaatgaaaactttgtttAGTTGGAAGGATTGGAGAGATAGTTTAGTAGGAATGACCCGAATGGGAAAAAGTGTAAAAAAGTGTGATAAAATAACTTTTATGCCCTTTATAAAAATGAgttatgaaaattatattttaaataaatatttaagtatttatgtaaattaattatgataaataaatatttaattttaataagtcacaaaattactaaaatttttgttaatatcagtAATTAGtgagtaattaattataataaatagataattatcaatttaaatatatttttaaataaatatattatgaaccataataattatctttttagccattcatattaattaatgtacaaatttgttgttaatattatgataaataaataattaatagatttaaataactaattacaatcatcattcaaacgtacaaacattaaaatatttataatcatccgatcaaattacaacaaaatcATGCAACATTTATTcaacatatatacaaacattCAAATATTCTTAACCATCCAATCAAATTACAACAAACATCATTCAACATTCATTCAACGtacaaacatcaaaatattttataaccaTCCGATCAAATCACAATAAAATCATGCAACATGGTCATTTGATCAAGGGCACTATGGTCATTTTGCATGTCAGTAATGAAGAATCCACCCCATTTTTTAGGTCATTGAGAATACCCCATCATAACCCCTTCACTCCTTCCTCAATACTCTTTCCACTCCCATTACTCTACATCCAAACAAATCCTTACCCAATATAAGGAGTCATTTCCATTCCACTCTTCCAAACCAAACACCCCTAATAGGTTTGAGTGACATTACACAAGCTAGTTGAGGGAGGTGAGCTTAAAGATCATATAAATGAAgataaattatcattttttttaattttaaataaattaaaaatttacaatgtgttatttttttatttttatttttaaatgtggGGGCTGTCTAGGGTATTAGAAAATTTAGGATACTTAAGGCAGATTGGAACTTAAGACCTAAaagtcatttttaattaaacaaaaagcaACAAAACAAATAAGGTATATATGTTAaagaaattgatagaaagtAATAGCTAAATAAAACATACACCAAATTAATATTACAGTAGCATGAATACCTCTGCTTAGACTACAGGTTTCTAATAAtgagaattattaaaaattaaatttttaaaaataaaaccacttaacaaaaaaaaatgaacagaaAAAACTAaccaaatattaatattattattagataaatttaataaaacaataaaaaataatatagtatataaacaaaaaaactaaaaaaatcatatatatagatatggaaaacaataaaaaattaaaataaaaacacaatacatctatttattttattgtttcaaaattaaaatacaaaaaatcatgtCTATGtttgtaggt is a window from the Dioscorea cayenensis subsp. rotundata cultivar TDr96_F1 chromosome 2, TDr96_F1_v2_PseudoChromosome.rev07_lg8_w22 25.fasta, whole genome shotgun sequence genome containing:
- the LOC120271890 gene encoding uncharacterized protein LOC120271890, translating into MAPRKMKCLKLTTPSCPQINAWIASKAACKDPYYGKCYGIPLACPPGCPKLCEIECKACKPYCACDKPGAICQDPRFIGGDGVMFYFHGKKDKDFCLISDPKIHINAHFIGKKSKKGRDFTWVQAIALLYKQHKLYIGAKNVTHWHDTNDNMLMHFDEGDVQIPFGESQEWRSPKAGIIVKRTAMTNVVEVEVLEVMKMKVRVVPITMEESRVHGYDISEDGNCYAHLELGFKFESLSGDVNGVLGQTYASGYRSRVKMGAAMPIMGGAKKFQTSNIFSVDCVVSRFGLEMSI